The DNA window TCTTCTATTTCacctaaaaatatactccatgaCGTCCGAACTTTGAgttcagcacgagttttaatgcattattggtaaagtaagagagatagctagagaaagttttttaagtattgttagtggagaatgagtagcacctcattagagagaatagaattttcaaaattgaaagttcatactctttggagacggacgaaaaatgaaatagtgcATGTTGTTTATGTTGGGGTTTGAAGCCCCTtacacagcggaagacttgtacaaaacaaataaatcagacgtgagatctatttgaccgattacggGATtgatctattcacatgttaacacagaattgcatgctagaacacaaataattcatgctcatagaatataaatcctaaacatgaattctatggtttagagttaccgatttgattctccaaagaatcgtcgattgctcgctccttctccacgatgatcttcaatactagaccacggatcttctgactggtgtcccgaactgtattccgacatcaaggtgggctgatcttaacgaaacactaggactcgaataaagaagacacaaattcctcacggaggagatTTTTTTAAGGAAAAATCGTCCCTCTCTTTAAAATAAGTGTGGGCGAAATTTTCCACTtcaaaattcttattttctgtctcctttattctcctatttataatagttacatattgggcacagtcagggatctatggaaggctttggatatgggctcccccaattagctttttactaattaaattgaacccacaatttaatacaaacttatattggaatattacgagcagccactacatacgtaatattgacctccctctccaaatccgaaattacaagtaatctgggttttcatttttgtttattatttatttctcgcgcttaagatataaatgtccattaattaattaaagtctgatatggacttaattaattaacatcttattaattccaagagtggacttagcaagaaacacttatttattattcatagagtaataaaactccaactggccagtttccgaataataaaaccttgttcaagctcctcttgaggacattatcaaacgagactcacctcgtgcacgattcaatataatagcaatcctagcaccgctagataatgatcaccactacccaatatacctggatcgttgggtgacgaaaaacccgcacctttggtaagtcaaagtagtagatactcaatatcgtatgctcaatgctaacgtacattgattaagaaatacatatttatcaagacctcgtctttcagtagatagcataaagattcgtcttgctgttagatccattcagtgctataccacaccaacgtcatcttatttcaataaggcttagaaataatcggactgacattgcaacctttcacgataggtagtcaaagcctatctaggttgtgaaattcttctttttcttttgcaaagcattgcatagaaccgactgtagttaccttaaagtggacgacgcccacaactagtctactaagcaaaagacttaggctttgtttacttcttatgcatttaaatgtttataaaacatcttataaacgcacaagcaaacacaatgtaataatatacggattctattcgtgcgaaatgctcgaataatactgaatcgggtcaaaagtggattgtagagtttttccgtacacaaacaagattctattcgtccgaactcgctcgaaacatgctttccagtatactaaacctaacaatttAAGGACGAACAGGGGCGGACACGCATATGAGAAGggtggggcttaagccctcacccaaaatgtaatttttttgttttttctacttcttactttttttatatttttgaaaaatcatcCATAGCCCTTACAAAATAAGTGTCTTTGAAGACTAAATCATCAAAAATTATATGATAAAAGGGCTGAAATAAATCTGAAAATATAAATTGCAGAAAAAAATGGACAACAATGGCCGTCGAGtatttgtgaagaagatgattcagtttataatataataatactactagtgTCTCAAAAACTATGTCAAGTTATTTATTGAATGTAAAAAACTTTTCTTGATTGTTCATTtattgttataaattaatagtgCTACTATTCTTTTCCATAACGATACAAGATAAAATCATGAAATACATATGAtggttttatttttctttttctcaataGATTAAATATACTACGATGGAATCACAAATTGCATAGTACGGGTATTAATTTTCCTTCCAAATTCATAACCTATTTTCAATAATCTGTATTCTATAGGttccaacaaaaataaaatgttctCTTTTTTGAGTTATTCCATTAATAATGAAAATACCATTAtttctacttttctctctcttattttaatctctcttcattaacttataaaataacattatatcAAATCTTAtgacaaaaaacaaattttcatatttaatgagaCGGATGAGTACTATATTAACAAATAATAAACCTATCAATAGATTTAATGTTTTGGGTTTAATGCATTTTTATAGTTGTTGTGTTTGTGATTTTTAATagtgtaatatttttttatgtactATTTTCGTTGtgtaaaagtacacaatttttaAATGATACGAgtttttaatgtgtaatttgtaaaataaaaaagggatcaaaagaaaatgatttaaatattgttagtggaggactaacaaaaataaaaagaatatttaCTATTCTGGAacgaataaaaattaaaatagtgttTGTTTTTATGTAACGAACGAAATATagtaatactcctatatataaCGATTATAcgacatatatatatagtcagcccctactaggatatttttctgcgtccgcccctgaggacgaagggagtaaattCTTGTTGCTACGTGTTTTTTGATCGGCTGCTAATTTAAATGCAACTAGCATTATTAGATCCGAAATTATTAAATTCCTACCCATCAAATGAATTCAACAAATTATTCCAAAAATAGCTATTTCAACAAACGCTATAAGTATATTTTGTGCACACTATTTAATGCAAAAGTGACAAATTTCATAACCACTGGCCGAAAGTTCTATTCTTAGTCATAAATTAATATAGTTCAATATAAATGCATCACAATTAGACATAGCTTAAAATATCAAAGTTAAGATCCCACAAAAATAGACGTCGTATTTTTTTGCCTATTGGTATAATTTcagataaataaaaattgaatgcTATAGAAAAAGAGTTTGTTGAATCTTTTGCCTATATTAATATAATCTTAAGACTTCTTAAAATGTAGTGATTAATTATCAAAGTGTAATTGTGATTATAGAAATGAAATTGTAACAATCTTGAGACGCGTATGATATATAAATGCTCCTTCTATTGACTTttctacaaacaaaaacaaactcGGCAATTGAGTCAACTAATATTCCACACCCCAAAATCGGAACTCGAAACGTAATCCGTTGGCGAATTGCGGTGGTTTTTGTCGCGAATGGCGATAGCTGACCAACGCCTCCACCGTCGCCACAGCAAGTGGCTGATTTGCCCTCTCTGGCGCTCATCGGCGtctcctccttctccttcttcgACTCAGAATCTTCAAACTCAGACGCAGAATCATCATCACAGTCACCAAAACGGCGTCGCCTCCTCCAACAGCCGCTCCTCCTCTACGGTCTCCTCCGTCGCCAGATCGCTCATCCCTGGGCGGCGGAGGCTCCGCCTCGATCCTTCCAACAAACTTTACTTCCCCTGTGAGTAGCGGTTGACTCTGTTTCACTTctcaattttgattttgaatgagaattttgttttgttttgattgattgattCACGGTTTCCGTTGTTCTCTCTCCTTTTAACTCTAATTGAACTAATTTGAATGCTGAAGATGAACCGGGAAAGCAGGGGAGGAGCGCTGTTCGGATTAAGAATTCAAGCAAGTCTCACGTTGCTTTCAAGGTCATTTCAATTTTACTTGAAATTCCGTAAAATTTATTGTCGATTGAGCTTCGCGCTGGTATTGTGCTATTGGATGAGATACTACTTGCATATTGCCTAGTTATTTGGTTCATTTCGTCTAAAATAAGTTGTCGAATGTTCAATGCTCGTATTTACTTTATTGTTCATTGATTCATTCACATTCGATACTCATCGTGTTTGTGTGGCCTCTAAATGTCAATGATATGCAATATCTGTGTGTGATCTAGTGATGTAAAAGTGGCTTGACAAACTCTTTTTTCTTCCATTAGTTTCAAACTACTGCACCGAAAAGTTGTTATATGCGACCGCCTGGAGGCATCCTTGCTCCTGGAGAAGGCCTAATAGCTACTGGTAACTTTTGTGGTCCTTCATTGCTATATAGGTGGACATTGTCGATTTCAATTGGAATTGAAAGAACAGAAAAGCTTTCATTATGCTTTCCTTGTGCAACTTGAGACTTGTATCTAAGATAATTTTCCGTGGCAGTTTTCAAGTTTATGGAGCTTCCTGAAAACAATGAAAAGAATCAGAAGCGCAAAGCTAAGTTCAAAATCATGAGTCTTAAGGTGAAACAAGGAACAGATTATGTGCCTGAGCTGGTAAGTCTTGTAGTATCATTACATTTTGTCATGTACTAATATCTTGTTAgattatatagatttaaattTAAGCAATGGAGTTCAAACTTCAAAGGACTCCAGTTTACATCGTGGTCCTTGATGATTAACAAACTTAAAGTGGAATTGGGTGTTACAACTTACATGATTAGAGATTTCATTGAAACACAAATTCATGCAAACAACCATATGCATACATTGAACCATAAATCAAATCTTTCAATCAGAGGTGGTGCAGTTTGTCCGGAAGGTTAATTTAGCTAAGCACTTCGGTTTAACAGATGAGGGACCATAAAATGCAAATGTGTTTTTTATCTAGTAGGGTTATAATAATGGGTTCTTTGTTAgcaataaaaattatcaccaaCTGTCTAGTGCATTAGAAACCCCCTCGTCTCATATTTGGCTAGTTTTCTCAATTTATGCATTAGTTCAGTCTAATCTGTAGCATTGGCAAATACTAGATCTTTTTAACTTGCaatttgaaattttcgtccaGTTTGAAGAGCAAAGGGATGAAGTGATAGTTGAGCGTGTGCTGCAGGTGGTTTTCCTAGATCCAGAGCGCCCTAATCCTGTAAGCATTAATAAATGAAAGCCTTGTTATCTATTCGTTGTTTTAGACCATGACATTATGCATGATATAGGCACTTGAAAAGTTGAAGCGCCAATTGGCTGAGGCTGATGCTGCAACAGAGAGCCGCAAAAAGCCCCCAGCAGATGCAGGTCCAAAAGTGATAGGCGAAGGTCTTGTTATAGACGAATGGGTGAGTTGTTATTGTATACATATGTTTCCATATCACCATGAAACAAACTTTCATGTATCACAAGGCTGTAGAATCCCTTCTAACTCTTCTGCTCATCTCTCTCTCGTAGAAAGAACGAAGGGAGAAATATCTTGCTAGGCAGCAAGTTGAAGCAGTAGATTCAATGTGATTTTCATTTGATCTATGATCGATTTTTCTGTCCGGTGGAAGTTGTGCACGACTGGGAAAGTTCTCAATGCGTAGGGTAAAATAATGGCTATGTAATTGTATGTGAGATAAAATGTATGTAATAGGTTTGGTCCCTGTGTTTCTTTCATGTAAATATCTTCTTAGTGTtgcagaaattaaaatttccatTCTTACGCAATAAGCACGAATTGTTATATAAACATAAAGCCTTACATTAAGCCTAAATCTTCTTGAAAAATAAATGTTGTACGTTGTGTTGAGTATGTCTTATTCTTCTCTCCCAACAACATTAGAAAGAAACCACTTTTTTAAGAAGCATTACTTCGGAAATTTTGTAATCATTTTGTATAGAAATAACCAAATAAGGAATAGTTAGAATAACCCACCCAAACTTTGATAAAAAGACCACTCCCAAAAGATAGAAATACATATCGTAAAACTTGTTACTGTATTTagaaaaaacaatataaaaatagaTTAGAAACTA is part of the Salvia splendens isolate huo1 chromosome 6, SspV2, whole genome shotgun sequence genome and encodes:
- the LOC121809778 gene encoding vesicle-associated protein 4-1-like; the protein is MAIADQRLHRRHSKWLICPLWRSSASPPSPSSTQNLQTQTQNHHHSHQNGVASSNSRSSSTVSSVARSLIPGRRRLRLDPSNKLYFPYEPGKQGRSAVRIKNSSKSHVAFKFQTTAPKSCYMRPPGGILAPGEGLIATVFKFMELPENNEKNQKRKAKFKIMSLKVKQGTDYVPELFEEQRDEVIVERVLQVVFLDPERPNPALEKLKRQLAEADAATESRKKPPADAGPKVIGEGLVIDEWKERREKYLARQQVEAVDSM